In Uranotaenia lowii strain MFRU-FL chromosome 2, ASM2978415v1, whole genome shotgun sequence, one genomic interval encodes:
- the LOC129745671 gene encoding macoilin: MKRRNADCGKIRRPIKRNKIAEQIGSNTLLYVKFLLLWAFVITADFLLEFRFEFLWPFWLLLRSVYDSFKYKGLAFSVLFVCIAITSDLVCLFFIPVQWLFFAASTYVWVQYVWHTDKGICLPTIILWILFVYLEAAIRWKDSRNIPHLDLCRPFAAHCIGYPVVTLGFGFKSYVGYRIRQRKQREVAKDNDFYMQLLQEALPKEESAATSATSTDGSSINTEHQDHQLSPVNTMSKELSVTALQSSSNSSNSSSGAGNGPGGGSNHHHHNHHSSKNSAQSHNKAQVSNAAVTGLIHAANGHAGSGASISSNSSSSSGVSGSIGTGGSTTMNGGMAHSKQLHRKSLDKDGSGSLSGKAQNYSYHSSSNAKESSRSSVDSSHTNGAAMSPKEKKDCDSSGLQKSTSETGSSGSSSSQSKSNHANSSNSNDSNHHDSVGAGGGGGGKNKHQQNGHVVNYDMELHQNHVENDPPVVEPKPSRSGRKNRIKQKENANNLAAVRLAATLALASSISTLTTTAASASTVTTSTMSSMASSISSSSSTTSSTASKDNHLSEQEQQRVTTTSSGNNTQSNGSNVAATSASVSSAAAVPSVPVVVTVKVCEGCSRMEADAKKLRSELGAMRQSEHELRQKYDSANANLKQCLQGKQKENEELQNKFQELQTQRQQERQNMQTVERRLGDERRHRQSLESQLQNERKHRKLAEEKAAGAVARAAECGDQCKVKRQQMEMEIQSLRVDLINSEDAKHNAEKQNRSFEQEMRKFEVQLRNRESQQSAEVLMSALAAMQDKNNTLEKNLSAETRVKLDLFSALGDARRQLEIATCSLRTKEKEILDLKAKIVQLLAVMPAMPNDALCLTGPGPSAGGNGGGSLMRLVDAPQLLPHPALNGLPSATGGQQPSPMSHLVMNNPPLISQLSNLNVLTSTITTTAAGLSGSTSIVAGAGMMQQAHPQQQSAVNPGLVAAAAAVNGQIVQMQNSNNCPSNLDPNASVYTPKNCSSSSSSMVGGTEA, encoded by the exons CAACACTCTGTTATACGTGAAATTTCTGCTGCTATGGGCATTCGTCATCACCGCTGATTTCCTGCTCGAGTTTCGGTTCGAATTCCTGTGGCCGTTCTGGCTGCTGCTACGGTCAGTGTATGACTCCTTCAAGTACAAGGGTCTG GCTTTCTCGGTATTATTCGTATGCATTGCCATCACCTCTGATCTGGTGTGTCTGTTCTTCATACCGGTTCAGTGGTTGTTTTTCGCGGCCAGCACTTACGTCTGGGTGCAGTATGTGTGGCATACag ATAAAGGAATCTGTCTGCCAACCATAATTTTATGGATACTGTTTGTCTATCTGGAGGCAGCCATCCGATGGAAGGACAGTCGAAACATACCGCACCTGGATCTGTGTCGACCGTTTGCAGCGCACTG CATTGGATATCCGGTGGTGACACTAGGGTTCGGCTTCAAGAGTTATGTCGGTTACCGAATAAGGCAGCGAAAGCAGCGTGAGGTGGCCAAAGACAATGACTTCTACATGCAGCTGCTGCAGGAAGCTTTACCTAAGGAGGAATCCGCTGCTACTAGCGCCACTTCTACGGACGGCAGTTCTATCAATACTGAACATCAAGATCACCAGCTGTCGCCGGTGAATACGATGAGCAAAGAACTGTCCGTGACGGCGCTTCAGAGTAGCAGCAACAGTAGTAATAGCAGTTCCGGAGCAGGAAATGGACCTGGTGGTGGTagtaatcatcatcatcacaacCATCATAGCAGTAAGAACTCAGCTCAAAGTCACAACAAAGCGCAAGTGAGCAATGCGGCGGTTACAGGATTGATTCATGCCGCTAATGGGCACGCCGGGAGCGGTGCTTCAATATCCAGTAATTCGTCATCGAGTAGTGGGGTGTCCGGAAGTATTGGAACTGGCGGAAGCACTACGATGAATGGTGGGATGGCACACTCAAAGCAGCTGCACCGGAAAAGTCTTGATAAGGACGGTTCCGGGTCGCTCAGTGGAAAAGCTCAAAACTATTCATATCATAGCAGCAGCAACGCCAAGGAAAGTTCCCGATCTTCCGTGGACAGTTCACACACAAACGGTGCTGCCATGTCTCCAAAGGAGAAAAAAGACTGTGACTCTTCTGGACTGCAAAAATCCACCTCGGAAACAGGCTCTTCTGGGTCGAGCTCGAGTCAAAGTAAATCCAATCATGCCAATAGCAGTAACAGCAATGACAGCAACCACCATGACAGTGTAGGGGCAGGAGGAGGTGGAGGAGGCAAGAACAAACATCAACAGAACGGTCACGTGGTTAATTATGACATGGAACTGCATCAGAACCATGTTGAAAATGATCCACCGGTGGTAGAACCTAAACCAAGCCGTTCCGGtcgaaaaaatcgaatcaaacaGAAGGAAAATGCCAATAACTTGGCTGCGGTTCGTTTGGCTGCAACGCTTGCTCTAGCGTCTTCAATAAGCACTCTAACAACTACTGCAGCTTCGGCATCGACTGTGACCACCAGCACAATGTCTTCAATGGCTTCTTCAATTTCCTCGTCTTCTTCAACCACTTCTTCGACAGCTTCCAAAGACAATCATCTCAGTGAACAGGAACAGCAACGGGTAACGACTACTAGCAGTGGTAATAATACTCAGTCCAACGGTTCAAACGTGGCAGCTACATCGGCATCGGTGTCATCGGCGGCTGCGGTTCCCAGTGTGCCTGTGGTCGTTACCGTGAAGGTTTGCGAAGGCTGCAGTCGCATGGAGGCCGATGCCAAGAAGCTGCGATCCGAGCTGGGAGCGATGCGACAGAGTGAACACGAACTGCGTCAAAAGTACGATTCAGCCAACGCCAATCTGAAACAATGTTTGCAGGGCAAACAGAAGGAAAACGAGGAACTACAAAACAA ATTTCAGGAACTCCAAACGCAACGGCAACAGGAACGACAGAACATGCAAACCGTGGAACGACGGCTAGGAGATGAACGGCGCCACCGACAGTCTTTGGAATCCCAGCTGCAGAACGAACGAAAACACCGGAAGCTGGCGGAGGAGAAAGCTGCGGGTGCCGTTGCTCGTGCGGCTGAGTGTGGCGACCAGTGCAAGGTAAAACGGCAACAGATGGAAATGGAAATCCAGAGCCTGCGGGTGGATCTGATCAACTCTGAAGACGCCAAGCACAACGCCGAAAAGCAGAATCGGAGCTTTGAACAGGAG ATGCGCAAGTTTGAGGTGCAGTTACGAAACCGTGAATCTCAGCAGAGTGCCGAAGTATTAATGTCTGCCCTAGCGGCAATGCAGGACAAAAATAATACACTGGAAAAGAACCTTTCGGCGGAAACGAGAGTTAAGCTGGACTTATTCTCGGCCCTCGGAGATGCCCGACGGCAACTGGAGATTGCCACAT GTTCACTTCGCACCAAGGAGAAGGAGATATTAGACTTGAAAGCAAAGATAGTTCAGCTGCTAGCAGTTATGCCGGCCATGCCAAACGATGCGCTTTGTCTGACTGGTCCCGGGCCTTCAGCAGGTGGGAATGGTGGAGGATCGTTGATGCGATTGGTTGATGCTCCTCAATTGTTGCCACATCCGGCTCTCAATGGACTACCATCGGCTACCGGAGGTCAACAGCCGAGTCCCATGTCGCACTTGGTGATGAACAATCCGCCGTTGATCAGTCAATTAAGCAATCTAAATGTACTAACGTCGACAATTACAACCACTGCTGCCGGTCTGTCGGGCTCTACTTCGATAGTGGCTGGTGCCGGGATGATGCAGCAAGCCCATCCCCAACAGCAATCAGCAGTCAATCCCGGACTCGTTGCTGCCGCTGCTGCAGTCAATGGCCAGATAGTACAAATGCAAAACTCAAACAACTGTCCCTCCAATTTGGATCCGAATGCGTCAGTATATACACCCAAAAACTGCTCCTCATCATCGTCATCCATGGTCGGTGGGACCGAAGCCTGA